A DNA window from Jaculus jaculus isolate mJacJac1 chromosome 1, mJacJac1.mat.Y.cur, whole genome shotgun sequence contains the following coding sequences:
- the Atp6v1g1 gene encoding V-type proton ATPase subunit G 1, whose product MASQSQGIQQLLQAEKRAAEKVSEARKRKNRRLKQAKEEAQAEIEQYRLQREKEFKAKEAAALGSHGSCSTEVEKETQEKMTILQTYFQRNRNEVLDNLLAFVCDIRPEIHENYRING is encoded by the exons ATGGCGAGTCAGTCGCAGGGCATCCAGCAGCTGCTGCAGGCCGAGAAGCGGGCGGCCGAGAAGGTGTCCGAGGCCCGCAAGC GAAAGAATCGAAGGCTGAAGCAGGCCAAAGAAGAAGCCCAGGCTGAGATTGAACAGTACCGACTGCAGAGggaaaaagagttcaaggccaaggaaGCTGCG GCACTGGGGTCCCATGGCAGCTGCAGCACTGAGGTGGAGAAGGAGACCCAGGAGAAGATGACCATCCTCCAGACCTACTTCCAGCGGAACAGGAATGAAGTCCTGGATAACCTCTTGGCCTTTGTGTGTGACATCCGGCCAGAAATCCATGAAAACTACCGCATAAAtggataa